A DNA window from Capnocytophaga sp. ARDL2 contains the following coding sequences:
- a CDS encoding N-acetylmuramoyl-L-alanine amidase produces the protein MRHITHLVVHCTATPQTTTIASIQSYWRMHRKWKNPGYHYIIKPNGEIVQLQPEDKPTNGVADHNAHSIHISYIGGIDAKGMPIDNRTPQQKLSLHKLLTLLKKRYPKAIIQGHKDFPNVKKACPSFDARTEYKGL, from the coding sequence ATGCGACACATCACACACCTTGTTGTGCATTGCACAGCCACACCACAGACCACTACCATAGCCAGCATACAAAGCTATTGGCGTATGCACCGCAAGTGGAAAAATCCAGGCTATCATTACATCATCAAGCCCAATGGCGAAATCGTACAATTACAACCCGAAGACAAGCCTACCAATGGCGTAGCAGATCACAACGCCCACAGCATACACATCAGTTATATAGGCGGTATAGATGCCAAAGGTATGCCGATAGACAATCGCACCCCACAGCAAAAGCTCAGCCTACACAAGCTACTTACATTGCTAAAAAAACGCTACCCAAAAGCCATTATCCAAGGGCATAAAGATTTTCCAAATGTAAAAAAAGCATGCCCCAGCTTCGATGCCAGGACAGAGTATAAGGGGCTTTAA
- a CDS encoding DUF5053 domain-containing protein: MFEKVKELRDRYSKATTLEEKQQIQKETDQLRVENPQAWADAMLECITESADKAEKLVAKKRLDEISNIISISYIAKEYFGKTPQWFYQRLNENIVNGKPATFTEDEIKTLNFALKDISKKIGSVSI, from the coding sequence ATGTTTGAAAAAGTAAAAGAACTAAGAGATAGATATTCAAAAGCAACTACTCTTGAAGAAAAGCAACAAATACAAAAAGAAACAGACCAATTACGAGTAGAAAACCCACAAGCGTGGGCAGATGCGATGTTGGAATGTATTACAGAATCGGCAGATAAAGCAGAAAAATTAGTAGCTAAAAAACGATTAGACGAAATTAGCAACATTATTTCTATTTCCTATATAGCCAAAGAGTATTTTGGGAAAACGCCACAATGGTTCTACCAAAGGCTGAATGAAAATATTGTGAACGGCAAACCAGCCACCTTTACAGAAGATGAAATAAAAACGCTGAATTTTGCTCTAAAAGACATTAGTAAAAAAATAGGCTCGGTTAGTATCTAA
- a CDS encoding tyrosine-type recombinase/integrase, which produces MKKNYSIGFYTGGLDPDKWMEYPKEMREQALKKHWYLRWSFRKDNLLIRQPNIKGSTNGFKTKSERMMYLKALKQELIELLETGWSPYKQNPLQAKKQNITIEDAIDFVMKLWEKTVSPSTLQDYKSRINMFYKWIGKNGFARMYVHTLTKKVVLTYLNEVLHRSSPKNRNNQRACLSSFFSTLEANEYIETNPCDKIPQLKVKPKRNKTYTQKQEQKIFDYLQQSDPLLLLYLKFISYNFLRPIEVARLQIKNIDFDQKRLTVQTKTDTAKTKIIPDILFQEIKHMEVFPAEYFLFSPNGPGFWETSEVNRRDYWSKRFKKVKEHFKLDEDYGIYSFRHTFITKLYRELRKEYSPFEVKSRLMLITGHTTLTALEKYLRDIDAELPEDYSHLLK; this is translated from the coding sequence ATGAAAAAAAATTATTCAATTGGTTTTTATACTGGGGGGCTCGACCCCGATAAATGGATGGAATATCCTAAAGAAATGCGTGAACAGGCTCTGAAAAAACACTGGTACCTGCGCTGGAGCTTTCGTAAAGATAACCTGCTCATACGACAACCCAACATCAAAGGCAGTACCAACGGCTTTAAAACCAAAAGCGAACGAATGATGTACCTCAAAGCCTTAAAACAAGAACTCATCGAACTGCTCGAAACTGGATGGTCGCCTTATAAACAAAATCCATTACAAGCAAAAAAACAAAACATTACCATCGAAGATGCTATCGATTTTGTTATGAAATTGTGGGAAAAAACCGTAAGTCCAAGCACACTGCAAGACTACAAATCGCGTATCAATATGTTTTATAAATGGATAGGCAAAAATGGTTTTGCAAGAATGTATGTGCATACACTCACGAAAAAAGTAGTGCTTACCTATCTAAATGAGGTATTACATCGCTCGTCGCCCAAAAATAGAAACAACCAACGAGCGTGTCTGTCTTCGTTTTTCTCCACCTTGGAAGCCAACGAATACATAGAAACCAATCCGTGTGATAAAATACCTCAATTAAAGGTAAAACCCAAACGAAATAAAACCTATACGCAAAAACAAGAACAGAAAATTTTTGACTACCTTCAGCAATCAGACCCCCTGCTGTTGTTGTACTTGAAATTTATTTCTTACAACTTTTTGCGTCCGATAGAAGTGGCAAGGTTGCAAATAAAAAACATAGATTTTGACCAAAAACGATTGACCGTACAAACCAAAACCGATACCGCCAAAACCAAAATTATCCCAGATATTTTGTTTCAAGAAATCAAACACATGGAGGTTTTTCCTGCGGAATATTTTTTGTTTTCGCCCAATGGTCCGGGCTTTTGGGAAACATCGGAAGTAAACCGCAGAGACTACTGGAGCAAACGATTCAAAAAGGTAAAAGAGCATTTCAAACTGGATGAGGATTATGGTATTTACTCTTTCAGGCACACTTTTATTACCAAGCTGTACAGAGAACTGCGAAAAGAATACTCTCCCTTTGAGGTAAAAAGCCGACTAATGCTCATTACAGGACACACCACCCTTACCGCCTTGGAAAAATACCTGCGTGATATAGACGCAGAACTTCCAGAGGATTATAGCCACTTGTTGAAATAA